A stretch of Candidatus Vicinibacter affinis DNA encodes these proteins:
- a CDS encoding T9SS type A sorting domain-containing protein: MNRVIIFCIIFLQILFNASESIAQIDTFGLRCDNAPVFSIGEINGWRGRNPNFSNANDGPSPLCPSGGAAHNLGWWSFYTPGGLHHFEIEFDNCTVNGTGVQFGIYTDCSFSDNVVCDPICSGPGKKSFSAVLEPFKLYYLFVDGCSGDVCDFIIKTDQPKDYLNATVFIDANADCIFQNTESKVDVLTIVHEFKGKKYFYPSNIGKIPLYERDSGTHKFYIKEISSAVASCDPEYVVNVDFKQAIPDLNIGIKKEGNCEQLQTEVITDRLRFCNNVEYTVHYSNISAENIDNAYIEVTIPEVFTFVTSTLTPSNINLPLIRFDLGNLKGLTKGSFKILLKTPCEPQYLGNTYCVESHIYPDNPCPKAGTWDRGSLSLKGVCDKTNDLVKFTVTNVGQGDMALASEFAIIEDEIMPLLRGSVKLKMNEEKVFDYPANGRTYRMLLQQPLNHPGNSRPTIFVEGCGVNPNGETSKGFATSFANDEDDKFKSVDCKVLRGSFDPNDKLSEPKGFGAQHFINNQPIEYTIRFQNTGNDYAERVRVVDRLDQGLDVNSFELIGNSHPMNYSIRDGVIEFVFDNINLPYAGINEIGSNGYVSFRINLKSDLNVGAVVKNHAEIYFDKNQPIITNETHHTLFWALLTQVYSSTDYSFAKMYPNPAQNELKIDLRDVDLPIKLDLITIDGTVRHQQLIQHAHISLDLEQLQLKDGLYLINLRNKKGDVSIHKLIIKR, translated from the coding sequence ATGAACAGAGTTATTATTTTTTGTATAATTTTCCTGCAAATACTCTTCAATGCTTCAGAATCCATAGCCCAGATAGATACATTTGGATTGAGATGCGACAATGCCCCGGTTTTTTCAATTGGTGAAATCAATGGATGGAGAGGAAGAAATCCGAACTTTTCGAATGCAAACGACGGACCTTCTCCCTTATGCCCATCAGGAGGTGCGGCGCATAATCTTGGTTGGTGGAGTTTTTATACACCCGGTGGCTTGCATCATTTTGAAATCGAGTTTGACAATTGTACGGTGAACGGTACCGGTGTACAATTTGGAATTTATACAGATTGTAGTTTTTCCGATAATGTAGTTTGTGATCCAATTTGTAGTGGACCCGGAAAGAAATCTTTTAGTGCAGTACTTGAGCCATTTAAATTATATTACTTATTTGTCGATGGTTGCTCAGGTGACGTATGTGATTTTATTATAAAAACGGATCAGCCCAAAGATTATTTAAATGCAACAGTATTTATTGATGCCAATGCTGATTGTATTTTTCAAAATACAGAATCGAAAGTGGATGTTCTGACCATTGTACATGAGTTTAAAGGAAAGAAGTATTTTTATCCATCTAATATTGGTAAAATTCCTCTTTATGAAAGAGATTCAGGAACCCATAAATTCTATATAAAGGAAATCTCATCTGCTGTTGCCAGTTGTGACCCAGAATATGTAGTTAATGTTGACTTTAAGCAGGCCATTCCGGATCTTAATATTGGAATTAAGAAAGAAGGAAATTGCGAACAACTTCAAACAGAAGTAATAACGGACAGATTAAGATTTTGCAACAATGTCGAATACACAGTTCATTATTCAAATATCAGTGCAGAAAATATTGACAATGCCTATATAGAAGTTACGATTCCGGAAGTTTTTACTTTTGTAACTTCCACCCTGACCCCAAGCAATATTAATTTACCGCTTATTCGATTTGATTTAGGAAATTTGAAAGGGTTGACTAAAGGAAGTTTTAAAATTTTATTGAAGACTCCATGTGAACCGCAATATCTTGGAAACACCTATTGTGTGGAGTCACATATATACCCTGACAATCCGTGTCCTAAAGCTGGGACTTGGGATAGAGGTAGTCTCAGCCTCAAAGGTGTATGCGATAAAACTAACGATCTTGTAAAATTTACAGTTACCAATGTGGGTCAAGGGGACATGGCGTTGGCTTCCGAATTTGCCATCATTGAAGATGAAATCATGCCTTTGCTAAGAGGTTCTGTTAAGTTGAAAATGAATGAGGAAAAAGTTTTTGATTATCCGGCTAATGGCAGAACCTACAGAATGTTACTTCAGCAACCATTGAATCATCCAGGCAATTCCCGACCTACCATATTTGTGGAAGGATGTGGCGTTAATCCAAACGGTGAGACCAGTAAAGGATTCGCAACTTCTTTTGCCAATGATGAAGACGATAAATTTAAATCAGTGGATTGTAAAGTATTAAGAGGATCTTTTGATCCGAATGATAAACTTTCAGAGCCAAAGGGTTTTGGAGCTCAACATTTTATCAACAATCAACCCATTGAATATACCATTAGGTTTCAGAACACAGGTAATGATTATGCGGAACGGGTTAGGGTGGTTGACAGACTTGACCAGGGATTGGATGTCAATTCATTTGAACTAATTGGAAACTCTCATCCCATGAATTATTCTATCCGGGATGGGGTTATAGAATTTGTTTTTGACAATATTAATTTACCCTATGCCGGAATAAATGAAATAGGATCCAATGGATATGTAAGTTTTAGAATTAATTTAAAATCTGATTTAAATGTAGGTGCTGTGGTAAAGAATCATGCAGAAATTTATTTTGATAAAAATCAACCTATCATAACCAACGAAACACATCATACCCTCTTCTGGGCTTTGTTGACGCAAGTTTATTCTTCAACGGATTATAGTTTTGCCAAGATGTATCCTAATCCGGCACAAAATGAATTAAAAATTGATTTACGAGATGTCGATCTTCCTATAAAGTTGGATCTCATTACTATAGATGGAACTGTAAGACATCAACAACTTATACAACATGCTCACATAAGTCTAGACCTTGAACAGCTCCAACTTAAAGATGGATTATATCTAATAAATTTACGGAATAAAAAAGGGGATGTCAGCATTCACAAATTGATCATAAAAAGGTAA
- the katG gene encoding catalase/peroxidase HPI, with protein sequence MENQTPSGTPSYSVNGESKCPFSGGALNQSAGGGTRNRDWWPNLLKLNILRQHSPLSNPMGEKFNYAEEFKSLDLAAVKQDLFDLMTRSQDWWPADYGHYGPFFIRMAWHSAGTYRISDGRGGAGSGTQRFAPLNSWPDNANLDKARLLLWPIKQKYGKKISWADLMILAGNCALESMNFKTFGFAGGREDVWEPEEDIYWGSEGKWLEDKRYTGDRELENPLAAVQMGLIYVNPEGPNGNPDPIAAARDIRETFGRMAMNDEETVALIAGGHTFGKTHGAADPSKYVGPEPAAAGIEEQSLGWKNSFGSGNGVNTITSGLEGAWTTTPTKWSNNFFWNLFGYEWELTKSPAGAQQWIPKHGMGANSVPDAHDPNKRHAPVMLTTDLALRFDPVYEKISRRFHENPDEFADAFARAWFKLTHRDMGPIARYLGPEVPKEELIWQDPVPAVNHPLVDRNDVASLKSKILSSGLTVSQMVSTAWASASTFRGSDKRGGANGARIRLAPQKNWAVNNPAQLAKVLETLEGIRKEFNGAQSGKMVSMADLIVLAGCAGIEKAAKSAGHEIEVPFSPGRTDASQEQTDVESFAILEPAADGFRNYMKTRYTVSAEEMLVDKAQLLTLNAPEMTVLVGGMRVLNANFDHSKHGVFTKNPESLTNDFFVNLLDLNTTWKAAAGTQEVFEGRDRMNGEVKWTGTRVDLIFGSNSELRAIAEVYGCADGKGKFVQDFVAAWNKVMNLDRFDLV encoded by the coding sequence ATGGAAAATCAAACACCTTCAGGCACACCATCTTACAGTGTAAACGGTGAAAGCAAATGCCCGTTTTCCGGAGGGGCTCTGAATCAAAGCGCAGGCGGTGGCACGAGAAATCGTGACTGGTGGCCCAATCTGTTGAAGTTGAACATCCTTCGTCAGCATTCCCCCCTGTCTAATCCCATGGGCGAGAAGTTCAACTATGCAGAAGAGTTTAAATCCCTGGATCTGGCAGCAGTGAAGCAAGACCTCTTTGACCTGATGACCAGGTCACAGGACTGGTGGCCGGCGGATTATGGCCATTATGGTCCGTTTTTTATTCGGATGGCCTGGCACAGTGCCGGTACTTACCGTATTTCAGATGGGCGCGGTGGAGCCGGTTCCGGTACTCAGCGTTTTGCACCCCTGAACTCCTGGCCCGACAACGCTAACCTGGATAAAGCTCGTCTTTTATTGTGGCCGATTAAACAGAAATATGGCAAGAAAATATCCTGGGCAGATCTCATGATCCTGGCTGGCAACTGCGCCCTTGAATCCATGAATTTTAAGACATTCGGTTTTGCAGGTGGACGGGAGGATGTGTGGGAACCTGAAGAAGATATTTATTGGGGTTCTGAGGGTAAATGGTTGGAAGACAAACGATATACCGGTGACCGGGAGCTTGAAAATCCTCTTGCTGCTGTACAGATGGGGTTGATTTATGTAAATCCGGAGGGCCCCAACGGCAATCCAGATCCAATCGCCGCCGCAAGAGACATTCGTGAAACATTTGGTCGCATGGCCATGAATGATGAGGAAACAGTTGCATTGATTGCCGGGGGTCATACTTTTGGCAAAACCCACGGAGCCGCAGACCCATCAAAATACGTAGGTCCTGAACCCGCAGCAGCAGGTATCGAAGAGCAAAGTCTAGGGTGGAAAAACAGTTTTGGAAGTGGGAATGGCGTCAACACCATCACCAGTGGTCTTGAAGGCGCCTGGACCACCACACCGACCAAATGGAGCAACAACTTTTTCTGGAATCTTTTTGGTTATGAATGGGAATTGACTAAAAGCCCTGCTGGTGCGCAGCAATGGATTCCTAAACATGGAATGGGGGCTAATTCTGTTCCGGATGCTCATGATCCCAACAAACGCCATGCACCGGTAATGTTGACCACAGATCTGGCATTAAGATTTGATCCAGTCTATGAAAAAATTTCCAGGCGGTTTCATGAAAACCCGGATGAATTTGCTGATGCATTTGCACGTGCCTGGTTTAAATTAACCCACCGCGATATGGGTCCGATAGCCCGTTACCTTGGGCCGGAAGTTCCCAAAGAAGAATTGATTTGGCAAGATCCTGTGCCAGCGGTGAATCATCCATTAGTAGACAGAAACGACGTTGCAAGCCTGAAAAGTAAAATTCTTTCTTCAGGCCTGACAGTTTCACAAATGGTATCCACAGCCTGGGCATCTGCATCTACCTTCAGAGGTTCTGATAAAAGAGGTGGTGCCAATGGTGCGCGGATCAGATTGGCTCCACAGAAAAATTGGGCCGTCAACAATCCCGCACAACTTGCCAAAGTTTTAGAAACCCTGGAAGGTATCCGGAAAGAATTTAACGGAGCTCAATCCGGTAAGATGGTTTCAATGGCGGATTTGATTGTATTAGCCGGATGTGCAGGAATTGAAAAGGCAGCAAAAAGTGCAGGGCATGAAATAGAGGTTCCATTTAGCCCCGGCAGAACAGACGCCTCGCAGGAACAGACCGATGTAGAGTCATTTGCCATACTCGAACCGGCAGCAGACGGTTTCCGAAATTATATGAAAACCCGCTATACAGTATCGGCAGAAGAGATGTTGGTTGATAAAGCCCAGCTTCTTACCCTGAATGCACCTGAAATGACTGTCCTGGTAGGCGGAATGCGCGTTCTGAACGCCAACTTCGATCATTCCAAACACGGAGTGTTTACAAAAAATCCGGAATCCCTTACCAATGATTTCTTCGTAAATCTCCTTGATTTGAATACAACCTGGAAGGCCGCTGCAGGCACTCAGGAGGTTTTTGAAGGCCGTGATCGCATGAATGGGGAAGTAAAGTGGACGGGAACCCGTGTTGACCTCATCTTTGGTTCTAATTCCGAACTTCGTGCCATTGCTGAAGTCTATGGATGTGCAGATGGAAAAGGAAAATTTGTACAAGACTTCGTAGCGGCATGGAATAAGGTGATGAATCTTGATCGCTTTGATCTTGTATAA
- a CDS encoding transposase, whose translation MEATGIYWVSLFLVLEDAGFDVVLVTAKHVKNVRGKKTDVSDADWIRQLHSCGLLSASFQPDKFTRKLRAYMRHRKNLIEMSATHIRMMHKALEQMNIKIQHVIADITGKSGQEIIKSIIAGERNAEILASCCDSRIRAHKKEGIIKSLTGVWKEEHVFELEQSYSIYQFYHLKLKECDAKIEEHLREKSGVDTFVEPQKKKRVIKII comes from the coding sequence ATGGAGGCTACCGGTATTTACTGGGTAAGTTTATTTTTAGTATTAGAAGATGCGGGTTTTGATGTTGTATTAGTTACAGCTAAACATGTAAAAAATGTAAGAGGAAAGAAAACAGATGTTAGCGATGCTGATTGGATTCGTCAATTACACAGTTGCGGATTATTATCTGCAAGTTTTCAACCCGATAAGTTTACTCGTAAATTAAGAGCATATATGCGTCATCGAAAAAATTTAATTGAAATGTCAGCTACACATATTCGCATGATGCATAAAGCTTTAGAACAAATGAATATTAAAATACAACATGTTATTGCGGATATTACAGGTAAATCTGGACAAGAGATCATAAAATCCATCATAGCTGGTGAACGAAACGCAGAGATATTAGCATCTTGTTGCGATAGTAGAATTAGAGCTCATAAAAAAGAGGGTATTATAAAATCCTTAACGGGGGTTTGGAAAGAAGAACACGTTTTTGAACTAGAGCAAAGTTATTCAATATATCAATTCTATCATCTTAAGCTAAAGGAATGCGATGCTAAAATAGAAGAGCATCTTCGTGAAAAATCCGGAGTAGATACATTTGTGGAGCCCCAAAAAAAGAAAAGAGTAATAAAAATAATTTGA
- a CDS encoding IS110 family transposase codes for MLYELTGTDLAEIFGITETNAIEIISEVGLDMSKWPTVKHFTSWLNLAPNNKISGGKVLSSRIPKRKTTQVKYLEWRRLPYSVAKIG; via the coding sequence ATGTTGTACGAACTAACGGGGACGGATTTAGCAGAAATTTTTGGGATTACGGAAACAAATGCTATAGAAATTATAAGCGAAGTCGGATTAGATATGAGTAAATGGCCAACGGTAAAACACTTTACATCATGGTTAAACTTAGCCCCGAATAATAAAATATCAGGAGGGAAAGTATTAAGTAGTCGGATTCCAAAAAGAAAAACCACGCAGGTCAAATATTTAGAATGGCGGCGTTTGCCATACAGCGTAGCAAAAATTGGTTAG
- a CDS encoding HEAT repeat domain-containing protein, translated as MTLVDLFRDKDRKTKEKTETISKWLLDGSLATDELCVFAENSKDSVKATCIEALEYATKINPNIADENVFSFVSKTLTDTAPRVKWESARVIGNTAHLFPEILATAIKNLLINSRYDGTVVRWSAAYALGEILKLKTKHHSMLLKEVEKMVHEEEKNSIRKIYVEAMKNIYK; from the coding sequence ATGACCCTAGTTGATTTATTTCGGGACAAAGACAGGAAGACTAAAGAGAAGACGGAGACCATCAGCAAATGGTTATTGGACGGATCTTTAGCGACAGATGAGCTTTGCGTCTTTGCAGAAAATTCGAAGGATTCAGTAAAGGCTACTTGCATTGAAGCATTAGAATACGCCACTAAAATCAATCCCAATATCGCAGACGAAAATGTATTTTCTTTTGTTTCCAAAACCCTGACAGACACGGCACCCAGAGTGAAATGGGAAAGTGCGAGGGTCATTGGAAATACGGCACACTTATTTCCCGAAATATTGGCTACTGCCATTAAAAATCTTTTGATCAACTCCAGATACGATGGCACTGTAGTACGATGGAGCGCGGCATATGCCCTTGGTGAAATATTAAAACTAAAAACAAAACATCATTCGATGCTTCTTAAGGAAGTTGAAAAAATGGTCCATGAGGAGGAAAAGAACAGCATCCGTAAAATATATGTGGAGGCTATGAAGAATATATACAAGTAG
- a CDS encoding zinc ribbon domain-containing protein, with the protein MEQNVYKNCQSCGMPLKKSPNGGGTNSDGSISQMYCAYCYESGQFKQPDWTAAQMQEFSKGKLKEMGFPGFLAGFFTMGIPKLARWKK; encoded by the coding sequence ATGGAACAGAATGTGTATAAAAATTGCCAAAGTTGTGGCATGCCGCTTAAAAAATCACCTAATGGAGGTGGGACCAATTCAGATGGTTCCATCAGCCAAATGTATTGTGCCTATTGCTATGAAAGCGGCCAGTTTAAACAACCGGACTGGACTGCAGCACAAATGCAGGAATTTTCCAAAGGTAAGTTAAAAGAAATGGGCTTTCCGGGATTCCTTGCCGGATTCTTCACCATGGGAATTCCGAAGTTGGCTCGATGGAAAAAATAA